A window of Chitinophaga sp. MM2321 contains these coding sequences:
- a CDS encoding PH domain-containing protein, with protein MRYAATLDDNSKVVTNLIIILTLVILCRQITDVTHDATATSILLFILIPAIIIAWLLSPRYYTITADAVIIKRPFLSLRIPLADVVRLRSITEEDLGSSSRLMWMGGIFGYLGTYRSGEIGKYQRWCTNRESLVLIESQSRKWVISPSDADDFVKSVNRIINVVA; from the coding sequence ATGCGATATGCCGCCACTTTGGATGATAACTCTAAAGTTGTCACAAATCTGATCATTATTCTGACATTGGTTATTTTATGCAGACAGATCACAGACGTTACCCATGATGCTACCGCAACAAGTATCCTGCTCTTCATCCTGATTCCCGCTATTATCATAGCCTGGTTGCTGAGTCCACGATACTATACCATAACAGCCGATGCAGTCATAATCAAAAGACCTTTCCTGTCTCTCCGGATTCCCCTGGCAGATGTTGTCAGGCTGCGGAGCATTACCGAAGAAGACCTGGGCAGCAGCAGCCGCCTGATGTGGATGGGAGGAATATTTGGCTACCTGGGCACTTACAGATCCGGCGAAATAGGTAAATACCAGCGTTGGTGTACAAACCGGGAAAGCCTCGTACTGATTGAATCCCAGTCCCGCAAGTGGGTGATCAGCCCCTCAGATGCAGACGATTTTGTAAAATCAGTAAACAGGATCATTAATGTAGTTGCCTGA
- a CDS encoding thiamine-binding protein: MSKKINLALQIIPSVPSEQVYAVVDEAIAVIKASGVKYRVCPFETVMEGTYEELMEVVRQTQEVCFKAGASQLLVYIKMQIRKDEDVTIEEKTGKYDAI; the protein is encoded by the coding sequence ATGAGCAAAAAGATCAATTTAGCCCTTCAAATCATCCCTTCAGTGCCATCTGAGCAGGTATATGCGGTCGTTGATGAAGCCATCGCCGTTATCAAAGCTTCCGGTGTGAAATACAGGGTTTGTCCTTTTGAAACTGTCATGGAAGGAACCTACGAAGAGCTGATGGAAGTAGTACGGCAAACACAGGAAGTATGTTTTAAAGCAGGTGCATCCCAGTTATTGGTGTATATAAAAATGCAGATAAGAAAAGACGAGGATGTAACCATCGAAGAAAAAACCGGAAAGTATGATGCCATATAA
- a CDS encoding PKD domain-containing protein translates to MKQFYSIKLASYFIPLFVFFLYFPVAAQQVARSIPIGTIDNNNITGFYEYLPAAYTNNPTAKYPIIIFLHGSGELAGPTVPLSAVLKNGIPNLIQNGTFPASFTSNNQQFSFIVITPQFINAPEPNNIYQFLNYLKTQYRIDESRIYLTGLSMGGGAVWGAISKDAEKAKQFAAALIVCGNWNSDDTPDLPGVVAKNNTPVWALHNESDPTVSSQFSKSWVSRINSTVPAPNPLAKLTIFPVSGHDAWSMAYDPVKMKKDYGMNVYEWMLQYSKGATVPPPVTPPPPATGTGKRIVVQPSSGRQIYYNDAMKNLNISPGDTLCIPAGDYEFIQFGKLAGTAEKPIVITNCGGQVRVGVNSSATAAAFVFSTCSYFKLEGTGDAGTKYGFDVNGTNKQGEKMFGLFFGDGTTDFDAHHIFVHDASMFVQAKTLQTCAHPEWLEGSFVMRNVKIHDLLCRNSTWEGFYIGNTHYLFNNGSCVDLKSHHIENLEVYNNDLENMGSDGIQIAMTDLGDNKVYNNRVVNYAIAKNSAHGYGIMSGGGSKLKIYNNRVDKGYNPGIEIFGTGINYVYNNVISNITYEGINVTDKLVFDPATAYIYNNTIYNTGVDGIKIFADLTTVGHKLYNNLVIVTGTQWDTPKMGYYIKGSNPIKVDFALDNNLSFKTAAEAGIADAANGNFRLTSSSKAINTGRDMQDLGLMNDWENTPRPQGGKYDVGAFESKDGQNNITPTANAGKDLVISLPVTTVKLDASASTDADGNIITYAWKKISGPAAGNISSPGAVTTEITGLIAGTYVFELNVADDKGVSATDLVTVTVLSSPARPPVISVGQDVTIQLPTSSIQLDGSSSYDPDGMIVKYNWSKISGPAGGTITDNTLSNTDATGMQAGTYVFQLTITNNAGTTATANMTVTVKGVGDNNIVPVANAGSNIIITLPASKVTLDGSTSKDSDGTISTWLWQKISGPGAGTISSPAASKTEVTGLAAGIYVFQLTVTDNDGATASARVTVTVNDAPAQNKPPVANAGANQTVTLPISSVTLDGSTSSDPDGTIATYAWKKISGPGAGTISSPATNTTIATGLVTGVYIFELTVTDNNGATNAARTTVIVNDAPVQNKPPVANAGTNQTVTLPISSVTLDGSSSSDPDGTIATYAWRKISGPGAGTINSSATNTTIVTGLITGVYIFELTVTDNNGATNAARTTVTVNDAPAQNKPPVANAGTNQTVTLPISSVTLDGSSSSDPDGTIATYAWKKISGPGAGTISSPATNTTIVTGLVTGVYIFELTVTDNKGATNAARTTVTVNDAPAKQPPVALAGPTRTVTLPFSFVTLDGTASYDPDGTIASYFWSQVNGPSNSLITGADNAIAQVSELKKGVYIFKLLVKDNDGLASSTNTSIIVNDSDVHPPQDSVIHVELYPSRVTGSQPAKLVVSNPTVNTVWISIYNIKGMLEMTASYPLNGTFSTNLDLGSLETGIHIINVKGDNGYKWAGKVVKY, encoded by the coding sequence GTGAAACAATTTTACTCTATAAAGTTAGCAAGCTACTTTATACCCCTATTTGTTTTTTTTCTATATTTCCCTGTTGCCGCACAGCAGGTTGCCAGGAGTATCCCCATAGGAACTATTGATAATAACAACATTACAGGCTTTTATGAATATCTTCCTGCTGCATATACAAATAATCCTACTGCAAAATATCCTATTATCATCTTCTTGCATGGCAGTGGTGAATTGGCGGGACCAACAGTACCGTTATCGGCTGTTTTGAAAAATGGTATTCCCAATCTGATACAAAATGGCACCTTTCCTGCTTCATTTACTTCCAATAATCAACAGTTTTCATTTATAGTTATCACGCCACAGTTTATCAATGCACCAGAACCTAATAATATTTACCAGTTTTTAAACTATCTCAAGACACAATACCGGATCGATGAATCACGTATTTATTTGACCGGCTTAAGTATGGGCGGTGGTGCTGTATGGGGAGCAATTTCGAAAGATGCAGAAAAAGCCAAACAATTTGCTGCGGCGCTAATTGTATGTGGTAACTGGAATTCAGATGATACGCCGGATCTACCAGGTGTTGTTGCGAAAAATAATACACCCGTATGGGCATTACATAATGAGAGCGATCCCACAGTAAGTTCACAATTTTCCAAAAGCTGGGTGAGTAGAATAAATTCAACTGTTCCTGCACCCAACCCGTTGGCAAAACTGACGATATTTCCGGTAAGTGGCCATGATGCCTGGTCTATGGCTTACGACCCTGTTAAAATGAAAAAGGATTATGGAATGAACGTGTACGAATGGATGCTGCAATACTCAAAAGGCGCCACTGTACCTCCTCCCGTAACGCCTCCGCCACCAGCCACCGGCACAGGAAAGCGCATCGTAGTACAGCCCTCCAGCGGAAGGCAGATTTATTACAATGATGCCATGAAAAACCTCAATATCAGCCCAGGTGATACCCTTTGTATTCCGGCAGGAGATTATGAGTTTATTCAGTTTGGCAAATTAGCGGGCACCGCTGAGAAACCGATTGTAATCACCAACTGTGGAGGCCAGGTAAGGGTAGGAGTAAATAGCTCTGCTACTGCTGCGGCCTTTGTTTTTTCTACCTGTAGTTATTTTAAACTGGAAGGCACAGGTGATGCTGGTACCAAATACGGTTTTGATGTAAACGGTACCAATAAACAAGGGGAGAAAATGTTCGGACTGTTTTTTGGTGATGGTACCACCGATTTTGATGCGCACCACATTTTTGTTCATGATGCCAGTATGTTTGTACAGGCTAAAACACTGCAAACATGCGCCCATCCGGAATGGCTGGAAGGGTCTTTCGTTATGCGCAATGTTAAGATACATGATCTCCTCTGCCGGAACTCTACCTGGGAGGGCTTCTATATAGGTAATACCCATTACCTTTTTAATAATGGTAGCTGTGTAGATTTAAAATCCCATCATATCGAAAATCTTGAGGTGTATAATAATGACCTGGAGAACATGGGGAGCGATGGTATTCAGATCGCCATGACAGACCTGGGAGATAATAAAGTATATAACAACCGTGTGGTTAACTACGCCATTGCGAAAAATAGTGCGCACGGTTATGGAATTATGAGTGGCGGTGGTAGTAAACTGAAAATCTATAATAATAGGGTTGATAAAGGATATAATCCCGGGATTGAGATTTTTGGTACAGGTATCAACTACGTATACAACAATGTAATTTCCAATATTACCTATGAAGGGATTAATGTAACTGATAAGCTGGTATTTGACCCCGCAACAGCCTACATATATAATAACACGATTTATAATACCGGTGTAGATGGGATTAAGATATTTGCAGACCTGACAACAGTAGGACATAAACTATACAATAACCTGGTGATTGTCACCGGTACCCAATGGGATACCCCTAAAATGGGTTATTATATTAAGGGGTCCAATCCAATTAAAGTTGACTTTGCATTAGATAATAATTTGAGTTTTAAAACAGCAGCCGAGGCAGGTATCGCAGATGCAGCAAATGGTAATTTCCGGTTGACGAGCAGCTCCAAAGCAATTAATACAGGTAGGGATATGCAGGACCTGGGTCTGATGAATGACTGGGAGAATACACCCCGGCCACAAGGAGGCAAGTATGACGTGGGGGCTTTTGAATCAAAAGATGGACAAAACAATATTACACCCACTGCGAATGCCGGAAAGGACCTCGTTATTTCTTTGCCGGTTACTACTGTCAAACTTGATGCCTCAGCTTCCACTGATGCAGATGGAAATATAATTACCTATGCCTGGAAGAAAATAAGCGGCCCCGCTGCCGGAAATATCAGCAGCCCCGGTGCTGTGACTACCGAAATAACCGGCTTAATTGCTGGTACTTATGTTTTTGAATTGAACGTTGCTGATGATAAGGGTGTTAGTGCCACTGATCTGGTAACGGTTACAGTGCTTTCTTCACCTGCCAGACCTCCTGTAATCAGTGTCGGTCAGGATGTTACCATTCAGTTACCCACCAGCTCCATACAGCTGGATGGAAGCAGCTCCTACGACCCTGATGGCATGATTGTTAAATACAATTGGAGTAAAATAAGCGGTCCTGCCGGTGGTACCATCACGGATAATACCCTGAGTAACACAGATGCTACTGGTATGCAGGCAGGTACTTATGTTTTTCAACTTACTATTACAAATAACGCAGGTACTACAGCTACAGCCAATATGACGGTTACCGTAAAAGGAGTAGGTGATAACAATATAGTACCTGTTGCCAATGCGGGTAGTAATATCATTATTACACTACCTGCGAGTAAAGTAACATTGGATGGCAGTACCTCCAAGGATTCCGATGGCACAATCTCCACGTGGTTATGGCAAAAGATCAGCGGCCCGGGTGCCGGTACAATCAGCAGCCCTGCTGCAAGCAAAACAGAAGTAACGGGCCTGGCAGCAGGCATCTACGTATTCCAGCTCACGGTAACAGATAATGACGGTGCTACCGCTTCAGCGCGTGTAACCGTCACCGTTAACGACGCACCGGCGCAGAATAAACCACCGGTAGCAAATGCCGGTGCAAATCAAACGGTCACCTTGCCCATATCTTCTGTAACACTGGATGGAAGCACTTCTTCCGATCCTGATGGAACAATAGCTACCTATGCGTGGAAAAAAATAAGTGGCCCAGGTGCTGGTACCATCAGCAGTCCTGCTACTAACACAACTATTGCCACCGGACTGGTAACAGGTGTCTATATATTTGAACTTACCGTAACAGATAATAATGGTGCTACTAACGCAGCACGTACAACTGTCATCGTTAACGATGCACCGGTGCAGAATAAACCACCGGTAGCGAATGCCGGTACAAATCAAACGGTCACCTTACCCATATCTTCTGTAACACTGGATGGAAGCAGTTCTTCCGATCCCGATGGAACAATAGCCACCTATGCATGGAGGAAAATAAGTGGCCCCGGTGCTGGTACAATCAACAGTTCTGCTACTAACACAACTATTGTCACCGGACTGATAACAGGTGTCTATATATTTGAACTTACCGTAACAGATAATAATGGTGCTACTAACGCAGCACGTACAACCGTCACCGTTAACGATGCACCGGCGCAGAATAAACCACCGGTAGCGAATGCCGGTACAAATCAAACGGTCACCTTACCCATATCTTCTGTAACACTGGATGGAAGCAGTTCTTCCGATCCTGATGGAACAATAGCCACCTATGCATGGAAAAAAATAAGCGGCCCCGGTGCTGGTACAATCAGCAGTCCTGCTACTAACACAACTATTGTCACCGGACTGGTAACAGGTGTCTATATATTTGAACTTACCGTAACAGATAATAAAGGTGCTACTAACGCAGCACGTACAACTGTCACCGTTAACGATGCGCCAGCAAAGCAACCCCCGGTAGCATTGGCGGGACCAACTAGAACCGTTACCTTACCCTTCAGTTTTGTTACGCTGGACGGCACAGCGTCTTATGATCCCGATGGTACCATCGCCTCTTATTTCTGGAGCCAGGTGAACGGACCGTCAAACAGCCTCATTACCGGCGCCGATAATGCCATAGCGCAGGTATCTGAGTTGAAAAAAGGAGTATATATTTTTAAATTACTGGTAAAGGATAATGACGGTCTTGCAAGTAGTACCAATACTTCTATTATCGTAAATGATTCTGATGTACATCCCCCCCAGGATTCTGTTATACATGTAGAGCTATATCCTAGCCGCGTAACTGGTAGCCAGCCCGCAAAGCTTGTTGTCAGCAATCCAACGGTGAATACAGTATGGATCAGCATTTATAATATAAAAGGCATGCTGGAGATGACAGCATCTTATCCACTCAACGGAACCTTCTCTACCAACCTCGATCTGGGGTCTTTAGAGACTGGTATTCACATCATAAATGTGAAAGGTGATAATGGATATAAATGGGCAGGAAAAGTGGTGAAATATTAA
- a CDS encoding bifunctional GNAT family N-acetyltransferase/carbon-nitrogen hydrolase family protein produces MSETVEIRMLTAEDYFDLKESMVSAYADMAGSYWREPTIQRLIKLFPEGQIAVTVNDKVVGCALAIIVDYEKFGDSHTYEQITGYYTFNTHNPKGDILYGIEVFVHPDFRGKRLARRLYDARKNLCEQLNLQGIVAGGRIPNYEKFADKMTPREYIEKVQDKEIYDPTLTFQFSNDFTVKKILKNYLPNDGASMGFATLLQWFNIYYEKDSDTIRYNKSTVRIGLVQWQMRDYRTLDVFLQQVEFFIDAVSDYGSDFVVFPELFNAPLMAEFNQLDPAGAIRGVAKYTERIREKFQEHAVAYNVNIISGSMPIVIDEGLYNISYLCRRDGTYEQYIKIHPTPGEVSAWGIKGGSDIQVFDTDCGKVGIQICYDVEFPEPTRLLAQQGMKILFVPFMTDTQHAYNRVRFCAQARAVENECYVAIAGSVGNLPKVNNMDLQYAQSCVFTPSDFAFPVTGIKAESTPNTEMVVIADVDLVLLKELHAFGSVQTMKDIRNDLYEVIRKDVPKSV; encoded by the coding sequence ATGTCAGAAACAGTAGAAATCAGAATGCTCACAGCAGAGGATTATTTTGACCTCAAGGAATCAATGGTATCTGCTTATGCAGATATGGCTGGAAGCTATTGGCGGGAGCCTACTATCCAACGGCTGATCAAATTATTTCCGGAAGGACAGATAGCCGTTACCGTTAATGACAAAGTGGTAGGATGTGCATTGGCTATTATAGTGGACTATGAAAAATTCGGAGATAGTCATACTTATGAACAGATCACCGGTTATTATACTTTTAACACGCATAATCCCAAAGGAGATATTTTATATGGGATAGAAGTATTTGTACATCCCGACTTCCGGGGCAAACGACTGGCCCGCCGCCTGTATGATGCCCGCAAAAATCTCTGCGAGCAACTCAACCTTCAGGGCATTGTGGCCGGAGGACGGATTCCCAACTATGAGAAATTTGCCGACAAGATGACTCCCAGGGAGTATATCGAGAAGGTGCAGGACAAGGAAATCTATGATCCTACGTTGACTTTCCAGTTTTCCAACGACTTCACCGTCAAGAAGATCCTGAAAAATTATCTGCCAAACGATGGCGCTTCTATGGGCTTTGCTACCTTGTTGCAGTGGTTCAATATCTATTATGAAAAAGATAGTGATACCATCCGTTACAACAAGTCAACCGTGCGTATCGGATTGGTGCAGTGGCAGATGCGGGATTACCGTACCCTGGATGTTTTTCTGCAGCAGGTAGAATTTTTCATCGATGCCGTGAGCGATTACGGGTCAGACTTTGTGGTCTTTCCGGAGCTCTTTAATGCACCGTTGATGGCGGAGTTTAACCAGCTTGATCCCGCAGGTGCTATCCGGGGCGTGGCAAAATATACAGAACGCATCCGGGAAAAATTCCAGGAACACGCGGTAGCCTATAATGTAAATATTATCTCCGGCAGTATGCCCATTGTCATCGATGAGGGGCTATATAATATATCCTACCTGTGCCGGCGGGATGGTACCTACGAGCAGTATATCAAAATTCATCCAACGCCGGGGGAAGTATCTGCCTGGGGTATTAAAGGTGGGTCGGATATCCAGGTATTTGATACCGACTGTGGTAAGGTGGGTATTCAGATCTGTTATGATGTGGAATTTCCGGAGCCTACCCGCCTTTTGGCGCAGCAGGGGATGAAGATCCTGTTTGTACCATTCATGACAGATACGCAACATGCTTACAACAGGGTACGTTTTTGTGCGCAGGCGCGTGCCGTTGAAAATGAATGTTATGTAGCCATCGCCGGATCTGTTGGCAACCTCCCCAAGGTAAATAATATGGATCTGCAGTATGCACAATCCTGTGTATTTACACCATCCGATTTTGCCTTCCCGGTAACGGGTATAAAAGCAGAATCTACTCCTAATACGGAGATGGTGGTGATCGCAGATGTGGACCTTGTTTTGCTGAAAGAACTGCATGCTTTTGGCAGTGTACAAACGATGAAGGATATACGAAATGACCTGTACGAAGTAATCAGAAAGGATGTACCGAAAAGCGTATAG
- a CDS encoding glycosyltransferase, with translation MRIHNRDIVIVGLQPWYTKIGSNCKNIAQEFAKNNRVLYVNVPLDRRTVMTEKNNPDVQHHQQVMNGKEPALVKIAENLWNFYPLTIMESINWLPSTSLFAVFNKINNRRFAKSIQDATRELGFKNIILFNDNDIFRGFHLKELLQPSVYVYYSRDYLLAVDYWKKHGEKIEPQHIAKADVGVANSLYLTERMKSYNPNSYYVGQGCDLNLFNPDKLYERPADINSISGTIIGYVGALTSLRLDISLLVKMAETKPEWQFVLVGNEDEDFRRSQLHHLPNVHFTGGKPMNMLPAYVHYFDICMNPQLVNDLTVGNYPLKVDEYLAMGKPVLATRTPTMELFRDYVYLADNVASYISMAEKALAENNTALAGSRREFALSHTWENSTAAIYKAISEYEEKTKGATETLTPHNS, from the coding sequence ATGCGCATTCATAACCGGGATATCGTAATCGTTGGTTTACAGCCATGGTATACTAAAATTGGGAGCAACTGCAAAAATATTGCCCAGGAGTTTGCCAAAAACAACCGTGTGCTGTATGTGAATGTTCCACTGGACCGGCGGACGGTCATGACGGAAAAGAACAATCCCGATGTGCAACACCATCAACAGGTGATGAATGGTAAAGAACCGGCACTTGTAAAGATCGCTGAAAATCTCTGGAATTTTTACCCATTAACGATAATGGAGTCTATCAACTGGCTCCCATCCACTTCCCTGTTTGCTGTTTTCAACAAGATTAATAATCGGCGCTTTGCCAAAAGTATCCAGGACGCTACCCGGGAGCTGGGGTTCAAAAACATTATTCTGTTTAACGACAATGACATTTTCCGGGGTTTTCATTTAAAAGAATTACTTCAGCCTTCGGTATATGTGTATTATAGCCGGGACTACCTACTGGCGGTGGATTACTGGAAAAAGCACGGAGAAAAGATTGAGCCACAACATATTGCCAAAGCAGATGTAGGTGTAGCTAACTCATTATACCTTACCGAACGCATGAAATCGTATAACCCTAACAGTTATTACGTGGGACAGGGATGTGATCTTAATCTTTTCAACCCGGATAAATTATACGAAAGACCTGCTGACATTAACAGCATCTCCGGCACTATTATAGGATATGTGGGGGCGCTCACCAGCTTAAGACTGGATATTTCCCTGCTGGTAAAAATGGCGGAAACAAAACCGGAATGGCAATTTGTACTGGTTGGTAATGAAGATGAGGATTTCCGGAGATCTCAGCTACATCATTTACCCAATGTACATTTTACAGGTGGTAAACCGATGAACATGCTACCGGCCTATGTCCATTATTTTGATATCTGCATGAACCCACAGTTGGTAAATGATCTTACAGTGGGCAACTATCCACTGAAAGTAGATGAATACCTGGCGATGGGCAAGCCAGTACTGGCCACACGTACACCAACTATGGAGCTTTTTCGTGATTATGTGTACCTGGCTGACAATGTTGCTTCCTATATATCGATGGCAGAGAAGGCCTTGGCGGAAAACAATACAGCACTCGCAGGATCACGCAGGGAATTTGCCCTATCACACACCTGGGAAAATTCGACCGCTGCTATCTATAAAGCTATCTCGGAGTATGAAGAAAAAACAAAGGGTGCGACGGAAACGTTGACACCCCATAACTCTTAA